Part of the Anoplopoma fimbria isolate UVic2021 breed Golden Eagle Sablefish chromosome 4, Afim_UVic_2022, whole genome shotgun sequence genome, GGACACCTTGTCACTAGGGAAAGTTTACTTCATGCAATGTCATTTCCAAATTCTCTGAAAGAGTTTACATTATATACTTTATTGCTTGTAAAACATGAGTTAACTTTGTACACAGACAGAAGACCACAGTGACGACAAGATCATTGACAGTAAATAAAGACAGGAATGAATAGgtgcacataaaaaaacaatggattAAGCCATGGCAGGCTCATTGAGTGAATGAAACATGGACAAATCCACATATTTTACCAAAGCAACTGAACAATGACAACCACATAAAAAGTTATCagaatgttaaaatgttcaaGAGCTGATGAGAGAACATTGTCTGAtagttttgtttataaaaataaacatgtccCATGCTTTATACTCGATATATactcattaaaatatatgttttgctATTAGTCTCTATGTTacaatactactataaatattTACCCTACAGACATGTTTTATCTTTACCTATTTACAAAGAGTTTGGATAAATCTTAATGTTACAGGTAATATTTCAAAAGTGTCTTATTCTCTcaaatatgttattttactatttacatTTGTGTAGAATAATACATTTCCATActgaatatgaataataatttccaaaacattaacatgtttcttttttgtctgtttttccattttagaATTGGAAAAGTATCTATACAAGCAGTATAATCACCTTTAATGGTCAAAGTATTCGCCCCTGAAAGTCTAATacgtaaagaaaaacatgcagtaCAGTGAAAGAGGGAACACTGAGTATGCCTATGGAAAATGCCACATCAACAGCAAAGCACCAACCGTTAAAAGAGAGTTCTTGTAAACACTACTAACGGGTTCTGAAACCAAGAAAAGAAGTACAACAAGCTGATATTCTGATTTCTGTCATACATTGGAGGTCAAACTCTGTGTAAAATGAAAGTGTTACAGAATGGGGAGCTATATTGCTAAGTTGATGAATAATCACATAGCCACagacatataaataaacaatcatcaaagctgaaaacaaagaaGTTGTAAGTGACTCAGATTTACAGCAGTACGAGGACATAATTTGGCtagaaaatatttgttgcatttaaatgtatgttgcgttgatttatattttttgttaaatattggACATTTGCGAGTATGCACTGTCTGGCACTTAGTATCTGTATTAGTTTTAACAATTAAATACCTTTACCCGGTCTGGATACTAACATCATAAACACTGTTTTATAAAACTTTGCAGTTCATTGGACAGCCACATTATATACCAAAGgacacattttgtgaaaaaatagCAATATTGTGTTTCTTATCTTTAGTATTGTAACAGGCCGGTTCTCAAGATTGATTTGGTTTGACAGCACTCTCTTTTAACAGTTCGTCCAGTATACATGGTAGGCCAGTACATATAAAGTCTCTCTGACTAATTTCAAGGAATAACAAGAGGATGAGACACAAAGAAGAtttcagacaggaaacagatgtgttagttttattaaaatacatagaaaactactttgtgtgtttcttaTATATTTGCTAGATTGCACAATGTATAACAGCACATAGAAAGCAAATTAGTTTATACTTTATCTGAAAacctgaattaaaaacaaagaatccTTTTGAAACGGGTAAGCTGTAGCTTTCGAGGTGATGAATTATGTAAAACTGGTAGTGTTGACTCAGGTGAGGTTTTCAGCAGCagtgtgaataaaaaacacttaatcaaacattaaaagatACATTTCAACTTCAGAGCTAATTTCAGAGGTTGTGCAAAATTCTAGTGATACGTTTACCCACTTGCAAGTGGATGGCTATATTTAAAACTATAATTCAGGACAAGTGAGTTGCAAGTGAGCCATGGATCAGTGATGGTGTAAAATACACTGTGCGTTGATTAGTACAGTGTGGGTATCCCTTCTCTACAGCTGAGTGAGGTAACGACACTCATTACTGTATGGTCGATAAGACTGTGACTTGGGTCTCTGCTACATTGTCTGCCCAGAGCGGGTGTGTTTCATACGTGCACTGTTATAGTGAGAGAATGGGCCTCTGTCAGTCAATatagtttaaaatgtcatagtcgTCTTTCAGCGGTTTTCATTTTCCAACACTGTCACTTACATTTGGACTCATGTATCACTACGCCAGACATTGTCACTCTAGCCAACAGAGATCTCCATTTTGCATTACAACAGATAATaaattcaacaaacaaacacatcaccATCTAACCAGCCAACGCTTTGGACTACGCAATTTACAGAAGTCGCTACTTGACGAGATCTCTGAAGTGTTTTTTGTCCAgagcatacatttatttaatgatttattataatCTTTATAGTTCTCTTAActcaatacatttcaaatatattcTTCACAAAACTTTATATTATTTGCTAAGTAGACACAACCCAAATATACATCACATAGAAAATATTATACTTCAATGACTTATGTATATTGTGAATATTGATATAAGGTGATTAGCCCTGTTTCACCCAGTCTGTTATAGGGTTCTTATTCCATTGTGCATTAGTTTGGTGTAtctttatatttcaaaacaagATCCACGAGGCTACCTCAGGGCCTGTAAACATGAGATGGAACAGCTGCATTGCAATCTTTACTGAGGATGAGTCATTGCATGTCTTGTAAAAAttgtaaacaataaacaaataatgaatttgGATAGAGTAGCCACCCACATTCTGGACGATTTTGAAACATCCCTGCCAGATGTATTCCTACTGGGCAGGCAGAGTTTTGATGGGTCGAGTGAGGGAGCTCATGTTATTGGTGTTGGAGGAAACTTGAGGGCTCACAGATTTAGTCGGCAAGCTGCTTGAGTGCCCCATTGATTCTTCTGCTGCACGCAGGAGCAAAGTGTAGTTGATAGCTACTTCCTCAACTTTTCTCAACAGCTGCAGCCTTTGGGTTTCCAAACGAACCCCCCTGACCAATTTGATGAAGGTCTGAGTTAGTTCACACAACACTTGAAAGCTGGCTGTGACAACAGCAAGCATACGTGTTGGGCTTTTTTCAACACTTGCCACTCGTCGACAAGATGCTCTGAATTCTTTGAAGCGCACCGCCAGCTCCTGTTTGTACTCTGTAATCTGTGAGGGCTGAAGGCGAGCCTCGCCCTCAGCCTGTGGGCTGTTAGCACACTGACGCAGAATAGCTAGCAACTCATTAGCATCCAACTGGGCATTTAGGAAACCATCAGGCAAGCTGAAATGTTTCCCCTGTAGAGCCTGTACCCGCGCCAGGCTCCCCTCCATTGTACCACAGGCTCTCAGGTCAATCTCCTGTGTCTGtggctcctcctcttcctcctcctcttcctccccactGCAATCCTCTGCATCAAGAACCTGGAGCGTTTTGCTCACTACAGGAAAGGTATGTGAGTCCAGCTCCATGCCTGGAAGGACCTGAAGGGGTATAGAGTATGATAACTCATCCTTTTCACTGCTTTCATCTGCAGCCTCACATTTCCTGTAGCAGaaacagaatgagcagcatttATCCTTGTCATCGCTGTCTTCACTGGGCAGGCTCAGCAGAACTTCGCTAGTCGCTTCTTTACTTTCACGCAATAGCTCTTctccctgaatgaaaaacacaccCTTTTTACCCTTCCCCTCTGCTTGGTGAGACTGAGTGTGGACCGGCTCTACTGGGGTGGGGAGCCTCAGCCCTGTAGCCctcactctctccatctccttctctAGACTCTTGGCTTTGGGTCTCACCTCAGCATAAACAGGCATGTCAGTGCTGTTATCCAGCTCTCCAATGCTGTATCGCCTCTGGAGCTTCTTATATTGTGGAGCTCTCATGCAATCAGTTTCAGAATTACAGGTGGGCAAGCAGGAACCCTGCTCTCCCCTAGGCTCTCTTGACTCCAGACTGGTAGAGCGTATTCGTGTGGTCTTGATCTCCAATGTTTGAGGTCTCCTTGAAGCACCTTGGATGTGAGGTGCTTTGGAGACTGCTGGAGGGGTTTTAGAGATAggcctttctcttcctctgtgttgtgtctctGTTGTGGATCCAACCGGTGTGTCAGGTAGTCGCATGCCCCTACACATTCGCTTACAGTCACAGCTGCGTCGCTGCTCCCTGGATATACCTGGAGCCTTTAGGACAGGGCTGGTGCGGAGCTGGCAGGCACAAGGAGTGCCTGAGGGCACAGGTGAGGATCCCTGGGGCAAAAATTCTCCCTGGGATGACTTGGGTTTCAGCAACTCCTCTAAGAACTCTAGTTCATACTGGCGGACTTTCTGCAACTGCACCCTTCGCTCATCTGTTTCTCTTCGCATTCGTGCCGGGAAGGTAGCTGAAAGAAGGTTTTTAAAGCTCAAGAAAGGAGCACTGCGCTGGGACTTCCCCTTACCACTGCCTTGCTTCTTTGAGTCTCTAGCAGGGAGAGTAGATACCTTATCTACAGAGGGGCTAGGTGTTGTCAGATCATCCAAAATAGGTAACGATATTATGGGGCATTTCTGCGACTCAGGGTTGGATTTGCCCGGATCACTCTCAGTCTTGTTTTCAActgcctcttttctctctgcattTACATGCAAACGAGGGGAGTACTTGGCTTGTATCTGAGGGCTGGGTTTTGCCAAACTAGGATCTGCTCCTACTCTCACAGCATTTTCTTTGCTATTAGCAAGCTGAAGGACTTTGGCCCGAAGATGCTCGTCATCTGTGGGGGAGGAGGATTGAAACACTGCTATCTTCTGAACCTGTGGGTCTTTAAGTCTTAGTTGAAGCCCAGGCTCCTGTTGCACTGGGCATGTGCAGAAAAGGTCGTCAACTGGCAAAAGTTCTGTAGAGCTTGAAGGCTTCATGGTCTCACTAGAGGCAGTCTTGGCGTCTTGGCACATATTAGTGGGAGAAATCTTGGCTGAGGCAATTCTGTCCACAGGTAGGAGGATAGGTAAGGCTTTGTTGCTAGGGTCTGTATTAAGAGATGCTGTTGTTTTCCTCTTTATACCCTCCGAAAGATTTTGGCTCAGGGTCTCCCCAGAAGAATTTGATGACTTCTGATCTTTACTGACTTGAGCTGTCAGTGAAGTACCAGACACTTTAAGTTCATCAGGTGACTTAGAAGGGCGATCAGGGGTGTTTGCTTTGGTGGACTCAGGGTTTGCTTTCATTTCTGCTTTCTGTTCTGTCTGAGTCTCTTGATTTCCCCCCTGCTCTGTCACAACACTGAGTACTGCAGATTCTTGACTGGGACTGACTTTAAAGGGAACCGTCTTGCTGAGGATTACTTGCTTGGGTGGACAGCCAGCACGAATCTGACCCACAGAGAAGGCCCCAGTCCCTATGGTCTTTGCAGTGCAGCCAGGGATAGCCAGGGGAAAGTCACGGCGGCAGAGTATACGTTCTTTGTTGATATGATGAGCCAGCAGGTAggcctggttctggttctgcttCATAGCCGACACCATCTCCGAAACATCAGTCAATTCAGAAGAGTTGGTCTCGTGGCCTGAGTCCAATGATGACTCAGGTGTAATGGCAGCTAAGACAATCAGCCCTGAGGATGAAGGCAAACAGCACACTGTTAGGATAATGAAGACacaattaatataaataacacaaaaatatttaaagttaattttgGTATtctccagtcagtcagtcagttctCAAACCATTTTCAGTTGAGTGGATTCATCTTGATTACAAGACAGCAAAAATAATTTTGGAAAAGTTTCAATTTGTTCCCCAAATCATTGCTTTCCAGACAGATCTATGCACCAGCCTGCTTGCCTCACCCAACCTGAAAGAACATCTGCTTTTCCATGCAGATGCACATGTTTGCTGGAGAAATATGCCAAGACTATCAAATGTTCTACTCTATGCTCATGGAATTAATTAGctatttttcatttataaatgGTTAATTTTGATAATGgaggcttgtttttttttttatagtgtttttgAGACACATAAAAGTATGTAACTATCAgctattgttgttgttgcttcCATGGTATTTTCAGCTTGACCTTAATATAATTCTAGTTTGGGCTATTGGCATTTGTTCAGCAACCTCCGGATGTCTTGAACCTTTTACCttcattttatgttgttttttccagttATTGTACATGCATTGCTACCACAAAATTCCACAATACCACAAGATTTTCTTGCCATTACTCAAGATAGCGAAAAAGAGGA contains:
- the frmpd3 gene encoding FERM and PDZ domain-containing protein 3 — protein: MAKVQDGHTNACDSPAMLEESQDGMDSDTLSPASARQVTIQRHPTQGFGFIAGSQRPVIVRSVSADGPSFGKLLPGDQILAINEETVSDAPRERVIDLVRRCKDTIVLTVLQPHQSPKSAFISAAKKARLRTNPPKVRFSEQVSISDPDSTMLKDDSLLLIPNVLKVFLENGQIKSFTFDSRTTVRDVISSLQDRLSLRYIEHFALVLEAGGLDQNQRLHLLQENQPLTHVVHRTYFQGMKCLFRICFFPKDPADLLRRDPAAFEYLYIQSRNDVIKERFGMDWKSDITLRLAALHIYITVSSARPNQKISLKHVEKEWGLEPFLPLTLLPTVKEKNVCKSLSQLLKTYQHPPPSGNKVPPLQGKLQYMRVLNDLPPFGGILFHTVGLDEKQSATTLLVGPRHGISHVIDLKNNLTTVLAEFSRVVKIQLYRESQGVARVEVTIHEAKPLVLLMEWPDASNFACLISGYYKLFVDPKRTIYFRTPGQSQLTKADYRSSHHAHPRSGATSLPSGGRRGDERESSHRESGSSRALVPAEPQHLGLCHVHLREQQQFQELQTHAEAELDINENFISHEPPGRPRTKSDPTQQSTEEIAGVLESPAVENAGFRIRAQTMCQSQKASRFFCDSCKARHRAEGLSSAVNSSGSAGKHCSNACASRDGGAVDLMALPPPGNEEEDEADGGGEKLQPPPPAIAAPPPGFRDNSSDEDDPKRGRKARTSASPGVASGKLAQAKGDVPVTLIDNVATRTVRDHAQELDDALVSTLQALEALAASEDYPHHPQQPTQTAGLIVLAAITPESSLDSGHETNSSELTDVSEMVSAMKQNQNQAYLLAHHINKERILCRRDFPLAIPGCTAKTIGTGAFSVGQIRAGCPPKQVILSKTVPFKVSPSQESAVLSVVTEQGGNQETQTEQKAEMKANPESTKANTPDRPSKSPDELKVSGTSLTAQVSKDQKSSNSSGETLSQNLSEGIKRKTTASLNTDPSNKALPILLPVDRIASAKISPTNMCQDAKTASSETMKPSSSTELLPVDDLFCTCPVQQEPGLQLRLKDPQVQKIAVFQSSSPTDDEHLRAKVLQLANSKENAVRVGADPSLAKPSPQIQAKYSPRLHVNAERKEAVENKTESDPGKSNPESQKCPIISLPILDDLTTPSPSVDKVSTLPARDSKKQGSGKGKSQRSAPFLSFKNLLSATFPARMRRETDERRVQLQKVRQYELEFLEELLKPKSSQGEFLPQGSSPVPSGTPCACQLRTSPVLKAPGISREQRRSCDCKRMCRGMRLPDTPVGSTTETQHRGRERPISKTPPAVSKAPHIQGASRRPQTLEIKTTRIRSTSLESREPRGEQGSCLPTCNSETDCMRAPQYKKLQRRYSIGELDNSTDMPVYAEVRPKAKSLEKEMERVRATGLRLPTPVEPVHTQSHQAEGKGKKGVFFIQGEELLRESKEATSEVLLSLPSEDSDDKDKCCSFCFCYRKCEAADESSEKDELSYSIPLQVLPGMELDSHTFPVVSKTLQVLDAEDCSGEEEEEEEEEPQTQEIDLRACGTMEGSLARVQALQGKHFSLPDGFLNAQLDANELLAILRQCANSPQAEGEARLQPSQITEYKQELAVRFKEFRASCRRVASVEKSPTRMLAVVTASFQVLCELTQTFIKLVRGVRLETQRLQLLRKVEEVAINYTLLLRAAEESMGHSSSLPTKSVSPQVSSNTNNMSSLTRPIKTLPAQ